In Betta splendens chromosome 19, fBetSpl5.4, whole genome shotgun sequence, the following proteins share a genomic window:
- the hmx3b gene encoding homeobox protein HMX3-B → MADSGAQETRQTAKDSPFSIKNLLNIEDKPAKPRSFVGPSKGVFDGSFFSRLGDLSFPRFELPTQRLGLSAQYLERASTWWYPYTLGTHLRTGGSEKATLRELSPTPDGRSPDVHKSDQDAKEESVDDDITLDDSDAEEPKKETEQEDEWGRKADEVDSEKKPCRKKKTRTVFSRSQVFQLESTFDIKRYLSSSERAGLAASLHLTETQVKIWFQNRRNKWKRQLAAELEAANLSHAAAQRIVRVPILYHENGAPETTGSSASNSSGSQSLLAFPHHMYYSHPVPLLRPV, encoded by the exons ATGGCAGACTCGGGGGCGCAAGAGACTCGCCAAACTGCAAAGGACTCGCCGTTCTCCATCAAGAACCTGCTGAACATCGAAGACAAACCTGCGAAGCCCAGGAGCTTCGTCGGTCCGTCCAAAGGAGTGTTTGACGGCAGCTTCTTCTCTCGGCTCGGTGATTTATCTTTTCCTCGATTTGAGCTGCCGACCCAGAGACTAGGACTATCAGCGCAATATTTGGAGAGAGCGTCTACCTGGTGGTACCCGTACACACTAGGAACCCACCTGAGGACTGGAG GATCTGAAAAGGCCACTTTGAGAGAACTGTCGCCGACGCCGGACGGGCGCTCGCCGGACGTGCACAAAAGTGACCAGGATGCGAAGGAGGAGAGCGTCGACGACGATATCACGCTGGACGACAGTGACGCGGAGGAGCCAAAGAAagagacggagcaggaggacgagtgGGGAAGGAAAGCGGACGAGGTGGACTCCGAGAAGAAGCCGTGTCGAAAGAAGAAGACGCGCACGGTTTTTTCCAGGAGCCAGGTGTTCCAGCTGGAGTCCACCTTCGACATCAAGCGCTACCTGAGCAGCTCCGAGAGGGCGGGCCTGGCCGCGTCCCTGCACCTGACGGAGACGCAGGTCaagatctggttccagaaccgcaGGAATAAGTGGAAACGGCAGCTGGCCGCGGAACTGGAGGCGGCCAACCTGAGCCACGCGGCGGCCCAGAGGATTGTGCGCGTGCCCATACTTTACCACGAGAACGGAGCCCCAGAAACGACCGGGAGCAGCGCATCTAACTCATCCGGCAGCCAGTCGCTCCTGGCGTTCCCCCACCACATGTACTATTCTCACCCAGTCCCACTGCTGAGACCTGTTTAA
- the bub3 gene encoding mitotic checkpoint protein BUB3 isoform X1, protein MSSSNEYKLNQGPEDGISAVKFSPSTAQFLLVSSWDCTVRLFDVGGNTMRMKYQHSAPVLDCAFYDPTHCWSGGLDEQLKMHDLNTDQDTIVGTHDAPIRCVEYCPEVNVMVTGSWDRSVRLWDPRTPCNAGTFSQPEKVYTLSVAGDRLIVGTAGRRVLVWDLRNMGYVQQRRESSLKYQTRCIRAFPNKQGYVLSSIEGRVAVEYLDPSQEVQKKKYAFKCHRLKEDGIEHVYPVNAISFHSVHNTFATGGSDGFVNIWDPFNKKRLCQFHRYPTSIASLAFNIDGTMLAIASSYMHEKGDVSHPEDAIFIRQVTDAETKPKST, encoded by the exons ATGTCGAGCTCTAATGAGTACAAACTGAACCAGGGACCAGAGGATGGCATTTCTGCAGTCAAGTTCAGCCCCAGCACAGCCCAGTTTCTGCTGGTTTCATCCTGGGACTGCACTGTCCGCCTTTTTGATGTTGGAGGCAACACCATGCGCATGAAGTACCAGCACTCAGCTCCAGTTCTTGATTGTGCCTTTTAC GACCCGACTCATTGTTGGAGTGGAGGTTTAGATGAACAACTAAAAATGCATGATTTGAATACAGATCAAG ATACAATAGTTGGCACCCATGATGCCCCCATTCGCTGCGTGGAGTACTGTCCAGAGGTGAATGTTATGGTCACCGGTAGCTGGGACAGATCAGTTCGACTATGGGACCCAAGGACACCCTGCAACGCTGGCACTTTCTCCCAACCTGAAAAG GTCTATACCCTCTCTGTGGCTGGAGATAGGCTGATTGTTGGCACTGCTGGCAGACGAGTCCTGGTGTGGGACTTGAGAAACATGGGCTATGTACAGCAAAGACGAGAGTCCAGTCTGAAGTATCAGACACGCTGCATTAGAGCCTTTCCCAACAAACAG GGCTACGTCTTAAGTTCAATTGAGGGACGTGTAGCTGTGGAGTACCTGGACCCAAGCCAGGAAGTTCAGAAGAAGAAGTATGCCTTCAAGTGCCACAGGCTGAAGGAGGATGGAATTGAGCATGTTTACCCGGTCAACGCCATCTCATTTCATAGTGTTCATAACACTTTTGCCACAG GTGGTTCAGACGGGTTTGTGAACATCTGGGACCCATTCAACAAGAAGCGCCTGTGTCAGTTCCACAGATACCCGACTAGCATTGCCTCCCTTGCATTCAATATTGATGGCACCATGCTTGCCATTGCTTCCTCCTATATGCACGAGAAGGGAGACGTCAGCCATCCAGAAGACGCCATCTTTATCCGTCAAGTCACAGACGCCGAGACCAAGCCAAA GTCGACCTAA
- the bub3 gene encoding mitotic checkpoint protein BUB3 isoform X2, with the protein MSSSNEYKLNQGPEDGISAVKFSPSTAQFLLVSSWDCTVRLFDVGGNTMRMKYQHSAPVLDCAFYDPTHCWSGGLDEQLKMHDLNTDQDTIVGTHDAPIRCVEYCPEVNVMVTGSWDRSVRLWDPRTPCNAGTFSQPEKVYTLSVAGDRLIVGTAGRRVLVWDLRNMGYVQQRRESSLKYQTRCIRAFPNKQGYVLSSIEGRVAVEYLDPSQEVQKKKYAFKCHRLKEDGIEHVYPVNAISFHSVHNTFATGGSDGFVNIWDPFNKKRLCQFHRYPTSIASLAFNIDGTMLAIASSYMHEKGDVSHPEDAIFIRQVTDAETKPK; encoded by the exons ATGTCGAGCTCTAATGAGTACAAACTGAACCAGGGACCAGAGGATGGCATTTCTGCAGTCAAGTTCAGCCCCAGCACAGCCCAGTTTCTGCTGGTTTCATCCTGGGACTGCACTGTCCGCCTTTTTGATGTTGGAGGCAACACCATGCGCATGAAGTACCAGCACTCAGCTCCAGTTCTTGATTGTGCCTTTTAC GACCCGACTCATTGTTGGAGTGGAGGTTTAGATGAACAACTAAAAATGCATGATTTGAATACAGATCAAG ATACAATAGTTGGCACCCATGATGCCCCCATTCGCTGCGTGGAGTACTGTCCAGAGGTGAATGTTATGGTCACCGGTAGCTGGGACAGATCAGTTCGACTATGGGACCCAAGGACACCCTGCAACGCTGGCACTTTCTCCCAACCTGAAAAG GTCTATACCCTCTCTGTGGCTGGAGATAGGCTGATTGTTGGCACTGCTGGCAGACGAGTCCTGGTGTGGGACTTGAGAAACATGGGCTATGTACAGCAAAGACGAGAGTCCAGTCTGAAGTATCAGACACGCTGCATTAGAGCCTTTCCCAACAAACAG GGCTACGTCTTAAGTTCAATTGAGGGACGTGTAGCTGTGGAGTACCTGGACCCAAGCCAGGAAGTTCAGAAGAAGAAGTATGCCTTCAAGTGCCACAGGCTGAAGGAGGATGGAATTGAGCATGTTTACCCGGTCAACGCCATCTCATTTCATAGTGTTCATAACACTTTTGCCACAG GTGGTTCAGACGGGTTTGTGAACATCTGGGACCCATTCAACAAGAAGCGCCTGTGTCAGTTCCACAGATACCCGACTAGCATTGCCTCCCTTGCATTCAATATTGATGGCACCATGCTTGCCATTGCTTCCTCCTATATGCACGAGAAGGGAGACGTCAGCCATCCAGAAGACGCCATCTTTATCCGTCAAGTCACAGACGCCGAGACCAAGCCAAAGTGA